Proteins encoded by one window of Tunturibacter psychrotolerans:
- a CDS encoding efflux transporter outer membrane subunit, whose product MTLRPAVLAGATVFLLCGCMVGPKYVKPSVPMAPGYKEAGPDAYKENSNWQVAQPSDAAQRGDWWTIFGDTELNILEPQVAENNQNLKAADARFREARALIRFNHASLFPTVGVAPFAGGERESSNQPYFNLNNAQGNGTGVIQLPVDLNYEIDVWGRVRRTVSAAREEAQASAGDRQTVLLSLQAELAIDYFEARSADAQEKLLNDTVKDFEEAFRITTNRFEGGVAPKSDVDQAQTQLEAAKVLARDITLQRAQFEHAIAILLGKPPASFALLTAPLDARPPMIPTGLPSELLERRPDIAAAERRVAEANDRIGIARAAFYPTISLSGSIGVEGTSFANLFDPASLLWSLGPTLSQTVFDAGRRASVSEQANASYDETVANYRQTTLTAFQQVEDNLVALRVLDQEAGHQHQATMAAQSAEQIFNNRYVGGLDTYLQVVTAQTTELNNERNDIDIMRRQMDASVLLIKALGGGWNVANLPKL is encoded by the coding sequence GTGACGCTACGACCTGCGGTTCTGGCTGGCGCAACAGTGTTTCTGCTTTGCGGGTGCATGGTGGGGCCGAAGTATGTGAAGCCATCGGTCCCCATGGCTCCTGGATATAAGGAAGCAGGTCCGGACGCCTACAAGGAGAACTCAAATTGGCAGGTCGCTCAGCCGTCCGATGCGGCGCAACGCGGGGATTGGTGGACGATCTTCGGCGATACGGAGCTGAACATTCTTGAGCCGCAGGTTGCGGAGAATAATCAGAATCTAAAGGCAGCGGATGCTCGTTTCCGCGAAGCACGTGCTTTGATTCGGTTCAATCACGCGTCGCTCTTCCCGACCGTAGGAGTAGCTCCGTTTGCAGGGGGCGAACGCGAATCGTCAAACCAGCCCTACTTCAATCTGAACAATGCCCAGGGGAACGGTACTGGGGTGATTCAGCTGCCTGTGGATTTGAACTACGAGATTGATGTGTGGGGACGAGTTCGCCGCACCGTGAGTGCTGCGCGCGAGGAGGCACAGGCGAGCGCGGGGGATAGACAGACGGTGCTGCTGAGCTTGCAGGCTGAGCTTGCGATCGACTACTTCGAAGCTCGCAGCGCAGATGCCCAGGAGAAGCTACTGAACGATACAGTGAAAGACTTCGAAGAGGCCTTTCGGATCACGACGAATCGCTTTGAAGGAGGGGTCGCACCGAAGTCGGACGTCGACCAGGCGCAGACACAGCTTGAAGCAGCGAAGGTGCTGGCGCGTGATATTACCTTGCAACGAGCGCAGTTTGAGCATGCAATAGCAATTCTTCTTGGTAAACCTCCAGCGTCGTTCGCTCTGCTAACCGCTCCTCTTGATGCGCGTCCGCCGATGATTCCGACCGGGCTGCCGTCGGAGTTGCTGGAACGACGCCCGGACATTGCGGCTGCGGAACGGCGGGTTGCGGAGGCGAACGACCGCATCGGCATTGCGCGGGCTGCTTTTTATCCGACGATTTCGTTGAGCGGATCCATCGGGGTAGAGGGAACCTCGTTTGCGAATCTGTTCGATCCGGCCAGCCTGCTGTGGTCGCTTGGACCCACGCTATCGCAGACGGTGTTCGATGCGGGACGACGAGCCTCTGTGTCAGAACAAGCCAATGCCAGCTACGACGAGACTGTTGCCAACTATAGACAGACTACTTTGACTGCGTTTCAACAGGTCGAAGACAATCTTGTCGCTCTCCGCGTTCTCGATCAGGAGGCTGGGCATCAGCATCAGGCTACGATGGCAGCGCAGTCGGCAGAGCAGATATTCAACAACAGATATGTGGGCGGCCTCGACACCTATCTTCAAGTTGTAACTGCGCAGACGACCGAGCTGAATAACGAACG
- a CDS encoding efflux RND transporter periplasmic adaptor subunit, protein MTSGTKVETRTDEDKTTASGEFSEGETEVREPRLTKGTWIGLAVIAVIVALVVIFGIAARRKSESTLETDTKAASIPSVNVIHPVSSVLSSGLALPGNTQAYVDTPIYARTSGYLKSWHFDIGAHVRKGQLMAVIETPELDEQLQVAQADLKSAEANLNLANTTSARYQNLLTTNSVSKQETDVAVSDAAAKKAAVDASNAAVRRLQQLQSFEKIYAPFDGIVTARNIDIGGLIQAGENLTPKELFHLAAIQKIRVFVSVPEAYSTSIKSGGKATLTLDEYPDREFEGTIARNSNAIDSATRTLNVEVDVDNPKGELLPGAYVFVHFKVPQRSSNLMIPSNTLLFRAQGLQVGVVRDGRVQLVPVTISKDLGANVEVASGLTANDAVVLDPSDSLANGQEVQVKSHLSETAKQMQKKEGDQ, encoded by the coding sequence ATGACGAGTGGGACAAAGGTCGAGACCAGGACGGATGAGGATAAGACCACGGCTTCCGGAGAGTTCTCAGAGGGCGAGACAGAGGTTCGGGAGCCCCGACTGACGAAGGGTACGTGGATCGGACTAGCGGTGATTGCGGTGATCGTGGCACTGGTGGTGATCTTCGGGATTGCTGCGCGTCGCAAGTCGGAGAGCACGCTTGAGACTGATACAAAGGCTGCATCGATTCCATCTGTAAATGTGATTCATCCTGTCAGCTCTGTCTTGTCTTCAGGACTGGCGTTGCCGGGAAACACGCAGGCGTATGTCGACACACCGATCTATGCCCGTACGAGCGGTTATCTGAAGAGCTGGCACTTCGACATAGGCGCGCATGTTCGTAAAGGACAGCTGATGGCTGTCATCGAGACGCCAGAGCTGGATGAACAGCTGCAGGTGGCGCAGGCTGATCTGAAGAGTGCTGAGGCTAATCTCAACCTGGCGAATACGACCTCGGCGCGTTACCAGAATCTACTGACGACTAACTCGGTGTCGAAGCAGGAGACCGATGTTGCGGTGAGCGATGCGGCCGCAAAGAAGGCGGCGGTAGATGCGTCCAATGCCGCTGTACGCAGGCTGCAACAGTTGCAGTCGTTCGAGAAGATTTACGCGCCCTTCGATGGAATTGTGACGGCGCGCAATATCGATATCGGCGGGCTGATTCAGGCTGGGGAGAATCTAACGCCGAAAGAGCTGTTCCATCTGGCAGCTATTCAAAAGATTCGCGTGTTCGTTTCGGTTCCGGAGGCTTACTCAACTTCTATTAAGTCAGGCGGAAAGGCGACCTTGACTCTAGATGAGTATCCGGACAGGGAGTTTGAAGGCACGATTGCGCGGAACTCGAACGCAATCGATTCTGCAACGCGCACGCTGAACGTCGAAGTTGACGTTGACAATCCGAAGGGCGAGTTGCTTCCGGGGGCTTATGTCTTCGTTCACTTCAAGGTTCCGCAACGCTCGTCGAATTTGATGATTCCATCGAATACGCTTCTGTTCCGCGCGCAAGGCCTGCAGGTGGGAGTTGTACGTGATGGCCGTGTGCAACTGGTGCCAGTGACGATCAGTAAAGATCTTGGCGCCAATGTTGAGGTTGCTTCGGGCCTGACTGCTAACGATGCCGTGGTTCTCGATCCGTCCGACTCGCTTGCCAATGGGCAGGAGGTGCAGGTGAAGAGCCATCTGAGTGAGACCGCCAAGCAGATGCAGAAGAAAGAAGGGGATCAGTGA
- a CDS encoding efflux RND transporter permease subunit, with protein sequence MWIVKVALSRPYTFIVLAILILIAAPVVISSTPTDIFPNINIPVVSVAWQYTGLNPEELEGRLTTPYEKALTVLVDNIQHVESTTFAGQVIVKIYLQPGASLDTANSQVSAASEFQLRSLPPGILPPQIINFSASSVPIIQLGLSGEGLSEQQLNDLGANFVRPQLISVPGAVIPNIYGGKQRSIMLNIDPKLMQAKGLSPVDVLNAVSQQNVVQPGGTAKIGEDEYDIHINSSPVTLEGISNLPIKQVNGTTIYLRDVASVADGSIPQTNIVRQDGRRGALMVILKSGTASTLNVVSGIRNILPRVKLTVPPELKITPIGDQSVFVRGSVQGVIREAVIAAMLTGLMILLFLGSWRSTIIIAVSIPLSILSSIIILGLLGETINIMTLGGLALAVGILVDDATVTIENIERYLEEGRELHDAILEGAAQISVPALVSTLCICIVFLPMFFLSGVARYLFVPLAEAVVFAMLASYVLSRTLVPTLAMYLLKAKDHHAAPSRNILARFQRGFERLFEKLRTGYQDLLGRLVAARIFFVPIFLLLCLCAFALVPFLGQNFFPSTDNGSFILHVRGKSGIRIEETAKLCDLIEQDIRKTVPAAEMDNILDNIGLPYSTLNTQHATSGLIGAGDADILVSLKEDHHPTANYVEKLRKDLPRAFPEATFYFLPSDIVTQILNFGLPAPIDIQFEGSDIAANRKVANQVLSELHHVPGLVDLRIQQPDDYPVLDVTVDRTKAAQGGYTERDVGSSLLNILGGSTQLNPLFYLNWKNGNTYNIVEQTPQYQISSLNSLENIPISSATAKQPEILTDVAKITRSSEMEVVTHYNVRRTLDIYGNVQGRDLGSVGRDINEIVARNEKSLVRGSFVRVRGQIETMNSSYFGLLAGLAFAIVLVYLLIVVNFQSWLDPFIIITALPAALAGIVLFLFTTRTTLSVPALMGAIMCMGVATANSILVVSFAKERLLHHGDAIEAAIEAGATRFRPVMMTALAMIIGMIPMALGAGEGGEQNAPLGRAVIGGLCCATVATLIFVPSVFALLHSSNKKKSPAPSVSPEHRLTAGAREVL encoded by the coding sequence ATGTGGATCGTAAAAGTAGCTCTGAGCCGACCGTATACCTTCATCGTGCTGGCAATCCTGATTTTGATTGCTGCGCCTGTGGTCATCTCGAGCACGCCGACCGATATTTTTCCGAATATCAACATTCCAGTGGTGTCGGTTGCGTGGCAATATACGGGATTGAATCCGGAGGAGCTCGAAGGACGCCTGACGACGCCGTACGAGAAGGCGCTGACGGTGCTTGTGGACAACATTCAGCACGTCGAGTCGACCACGTTTGCGGGGCAGGTGATTGTGAAAATTTACCTGCAGCCGGGAGCGAGTCTGGATACGGCGAACTCGCAGGTGTCGGCTGCGTCGGAGTTTCAGCTACGAAGTCTTCCGCCTGGGATTCTGCCGCCGCAGATTATCAACTTCAGTGCGTCAAGCGTGCCGATTATTCAACTCGGGTTGTCAGGCGAGGGGTTGAGCGAGCAGCAACTCAATGACCTCGGTGCGAATTTCGTTCGGCCACAACTGATCTCGGTGCCGGGCGCTGTGATTCCGAATATCTATGGGGGCAAGCAACGGTCGATCATGCTGAATATCGACCCGAAGCTGATGCAGGCCAAAGGGCTGTCGCCGGTCGATGTGCTGAACGCGGTGTCGCAACAGAACGTGGTGCAGCCGGGCGGAACGGCGAAGATCGGTGAGGACGAGTATGACATTCACATCAACTCGTCTCCAGTGACGCTTGAGGGCATCAGCAATCTCCCAATTAAGCAGGTGAACGGCACTACGATTTATTTGCGTGACGTTGCGAGTGTGGCTGACGGGAGCATTCCGCAGACGAATATTGTGCGACAGGACGGCCGTCGTGGTGCGCTGATGGTGATTTTGAAGTCCGGAACCGCGTCGACGTTGAACGTCGTGAGTGGTATACGGAATATCCTGCCGAGGGTGAAACTGACGGTGCCACCGGAGCTGAAGATCACGCCGATCGGCGACCAGTCTGTTTTCGTTCGGGGATCGGTGCAGGGGGTGATCCGTGAAGCCGTGATTGCGGCGATGCTGACGGGGCTGATGATCCTTTTGTTCCTTGGAAGCTGGCGCAGCACCATCATCATCGCGGTTTCAATTCCGCTGTCGATCCTGAGCTCGATTATTATCCTCGGGCTCCTTGGAGAGACGATCAACATCATGACGCTGGGCGGACTGGCGTTGGCGGTCGGCATCCTGGTGGATGATGCAACGGTGACGATTGAGAATATCGAGCGGTACCTCGAGGAGGGGAGAGAGCTGCACGACGCCATCCTCGAAGGCGCAGCGCAGATCTCGGTGCCGGCGCTGGTATCGACTCTTTGTATCTGCATCGTATTTCTTCCGATGTTCTTTTTGAGTGGAGTTGCTCGTTATCTTTTTGTACCGCTCGCTGAAGCTGTGGTCTTCGCGATGTTGGCCTCGTACGTCCTTTCTCGTACCTTGGTGCCGACGCTCGCGATGTACCTGCTCAAGGCAAAGGATCATCATGCTGCTCCCTCAAGGAATATTCTTGCGAGATTTCAACGCGGGTTCGAGCGGCTCTTCGAGAAGCTACGCACCGGCTACCAGGATTTACTCGGCCGGCTTGTGGCAGCGCGAATCTTCTTCGTTCCCATTTTTTTGCTTCTCTGTTTGTGTGCCTTCGCGCTCGTGCCCTTTCTCGGACAGAACTTCTTTCCGAGCACAGATAACGGATCCTTCATTCTTCACGTTCGCGGCAAGAGCGGTATACGTATCGAGGAGACCGCGAAGCTGTGCGATCTGATCGAACAGGATATTCGGAAGACGGTGCCGGCCGCTGAGATGGATAATATCCTGGACAACATTGGACTGCCGTACAGCACGCTGAATACACAGCATGCAACCTCGGGGTTAATCGGTGCGGGAGACGCGGATATTCTGGTTTCCCTGAAGGAAGACCACCATCCGACCGCCAACTATGTCGAGAAGCTGCGAAAGGATCTTCCGCGCGCGTTTCCTGAAGCCACGTTTTACTTTCTGCCGTCCGATATCGTTACGCAGATTTTGAACTTCGGACTGCCTGCGCCAATCGATATACAGTTTGAGGGATCGGATATTGCAGCGAACCGCAAAGTCGCGAACCAGGTATTGAGCGAGCTGCACCATGTTCCGGGTCTGGTGGACCTACGCATCCAGCAACCCGATGACTATCCCGTATTGGACGTTACCGTGGATCGCACGAAAGCGGCGCAGGGCGGCTATACCGAGCGCGATGTGGGTAGCAGCCTGCTGAACATACTCGGCGGTAGTACACAGTTGAATCCACTGTTCTACCTGAACTGGAAGAATGGCAATACGTACAACATTGTGGAGCAGACGCCGCAGTATCAGATCAGCTCTTTGAACTCGCTCGAGAATATTCCGATTTCGTCTGCAACTGCCAAACAACCCGAAATTTTGACGGACGTCGCGAAGATCACCCGCAGTAGCGAGATGGAAGTGGTGACGCACTACAACGTCCGACGGACGCTCGATATCTATGGAAACGTTCAGGGACGTGATCTTGGTTCTGTGGGAAGAGACATCAACGAGATTGTGGCGAGGAATGAAAAGTCCCTGGTACGCGGCAGCTTTGTAAGAGTTCGCGGACAGATAGAGACGATGAACAGCTCATACTTCGGACTGCTTGCAGGACTGGCGTTCGCAATCGTGCTGGTCTACCTGTTGATCGTTGTCAACTTCCAATCGTGGCTCGATCCCTTCATCATCATTACGGCTCTACCTGCTGCACTGGCGGGTATTGTGCTCTTCCTGTTTACGACGAGGACAACGCTGAGCGTTCCGGCGCTGATGGGCGCGATTATGTGCATGGGAGTTGCTACGGCAAACAGCATTCTGGTGGTGTCCTTTGCGAAAGAACGGTTGTTGCACCATGGGGATGCAATTGAGGCAGCGATCGAAGCGGGAGCGACCCGGTTCCGACCTGTGATGATGACGGCTCTAGCGATGATCATCGGCATGATTCCAATGGCGCTGGGTGCGGGTGAGGGCGGAGAGCAGAATGCTCCGCTGGGTCGGGCGGTAATCGGCGGACTATGCTGCGCGACGGTCGCAACCCTCATCTTCGTTCCCTCTGTATTCGCTCTGCTACACAGTTCGAATAAGAAGAAATCGCCCGCCCCCAGTGTGAGCCCCGAGCATCGATTGACGGCCGGAGCTAGAGAGGTTTTATGA
- a CDS encoding LysR family transcriptional regulator, protein MELRHLRYLCAVAEHTTFSEAGRRLHISQSAISEQIADLEREVGGPLLYRNSGRTRLTPQGQLFLAEARKTLAAADRALEVTQRSLLGQVGSLSIGFFLWGAGGFFARIIRDYRKLFPGIKLSLYEMRTPEQMEALTAGKIDIAFARPLEPPFDQTLRAELLYQDPVVAVFPRDHPLAGKPVSIDSLVTERLVLCDRQMTPALYDGIVALCSAAGFSPNIVNTAATWSSVLTLVESGEGVALVPSGVRYLRPTGVIFSPLVPQNLHMGLAVAWNPQNEDPIQQNFLRLVRDNKDRIKRAHGN, encoded by the coding sequence ATGGAATTAAGACACCTGCGCTACCTCTGCGCCGTTGCCGAGCACACCACCTTCAGCGAAGCCGGTCGCCGCCTCCACATCTCGCAGTCCGCCATCAGCGAGCAGATCGCCGATCTCGAGCGCGAAGTCGGTGGCCCGCTTCTCTACCGCAACTCAGGCCGAACCCGCCTCACACCACAAGGCCAGCTCTTTCTCGCCGAGGCGCGCAAGACCCTCGCAGCCGCCGACCGCGCCCTCGAAGTCACCCAGCGCTCCCTCCTCGGCCAGGTCGGCTCTCTCAGTATCGGCTTCTTCCTCTGGGGCGCTGGTGGCTTCTTCGCCCGCATCATCCGCGACTACCGGAAGCTCTTCCCCGGCATCAAGCTCTCCCTCTACGAGATGCGCACTCCCGAACAGATGGAGGCGCTCACCGCCGGCAAGATCGACATCGCCTTCGCCCGTCCCCTCGAGCCACCCTTCGACCAGACCCTCCGAGCCGAGCTTCTCTACCAGGATCCTGTAGTCGCCGTCTTTCCCCGCGACCACCCACTCGCCGGCAAGCCCGTCTCAATCGACTCCCTCGTCACCGAGCGCCTCGTTCTCTGCGATCGCCAGATGACGCCCGCGCTCTACGACGGCATCGTGGCTCTCTGCTCCGCGGCAGGCTTCTCCCCAAACATCGTCAACACCGCCGCAACCTGGTCCAGCGTCCTCACTCTGGTCGAATCCGGAGAAGGCGTAGCCCTGGTTCCCTCAGGAGTCCGTTACCTCCGCCCAACCGGAGTCATATTCTCCCCACTTGTGCCGCAAAACCTTCACATGGGGTTGGCCGTCGCATGGAACCCGCAGAACGAAGATCCAATCCAGCAGAACTTCCTTCGCCTCGTTCGCGATAACAAGGATCGCATCAAGCGCGCCCACGGCAACTAG
- a CDS encoding response regulator: MIRPCFLVIDREFPGSISTRKLVIETAKFNVITAYSGKEAIEIFTRFPAVSGIVLDGGLDDVPCGEVAEKIKLLQPMVPIIVITTPGFGGCPAADYQLESFDPAKLLEILRSIKPEASAEIEKRNEQLSREKLS, from the coding sequence ATGATCAGGCCCTGCTTTCTAGTCATCGACCGGGAATTCCCCGGCAGTATCTCCACCCGCAAGCTCGTGATTGAAACTGCTAAGTTCAACGTCATCACAGCGTACAGCGGCAAGGAGGCGATCGAAATCTTCACCCGCTTCCCGGCCGTCAGCGGCATCGTCCTCGACGGTGGTCTCGACGATGTTCCCTGCGGCGAAGTCGCCGAGAAAATAAAACTTCTTCAACCGATGGTTCCAATCATCGTAATCACCACTCCGGGCTTCGGGGGCTGTCCTGCCGCCGATTACCAGCTCGAATCCTTCGACCCGGCAAAGCTTCTCGAAATCCTCCGCAGCATTAAGCCAGAAGCGTCTGCCGAAATTGAAAAGCGCAACGAACAACTCAGCCGCGAAAAGCTCTCCTGA
- a CDS encoding YceI family protein, with the protein MNRRIFTASLSALLLTGVSAFAQSSASTWTIDPNHSQVNFAIKHIQVSTVRGSISGVTGNVIWDDKDPTKSSVEATINTTTVTTNNEKRDGHLKSPDFFNVEKFPTMTFKSTAVTGVSGKLQVVGDLTLGGVTKSVTLDVDGPTPPQKSMGGKLASGFSATGKLKRSDFNFGQKFTEPSLGDEVQFTLDIEALK; encoded by the coding sequence ATGAACCGTCGCATCTTTACCGCATCACTCTCTGCTCTGCTCCTAACCGGAGTAAGTGCATTCGCCCAGAGCTCGGCATCAACTTGGACGATCGACCCTAACCACTCGCAGGTGAACTTCGCGATCAAGCATATCCAGGTGAGCACGGTGCGTGGTTCGATCAGTGGCGTAACCGGGAATGTGATCTGGGACGATAAGGATCCCACCAAGTCCAGCGTGGAAGCCACGATTAATACGACGACGGTTACGACAAATAATGAAAAGCGCGATGGTCACCTGAAGTCGCCTGATTTTTTCAACGTTGAGAAATTTCCGACGATGACGTTCAAGTCGACTGCAGTGACGGGTGTGAGCGGCAAGCTACAGGTTGTAGGCGACCTGACGTTGGGTGGCGTGACCAAGAGTGTGACGCTGGATGTGGACGGCCCGACGCCTCCGCAGAAGAGTATGGGCGGCAAGCTGGCTTCGGGCTTCTCTGCGACTGGCAAACTGAAGCGCAGCGACTTCAACTTCGGTCAGAAGTTTACCGAGCCTTCGCTAGGCGATGAGGTTCAGTTCACGCTCGACATCGAAGCGTTGAAATAA
- a CDS encoding pirin family protein has translation MLTVRKSNERGHADHGWLDSHHTFSFANYHDPKHMGYRSLRVINEDRVAEGRGFGAHAHRDMEILSYVLKGKLAHKDSMGHVEVLGPNEIQKMSAGTGVVHSEFNGSETEPVHFLQIWIEPKSRGTTPSYEQLKFEAEEKLDRFKLLASPTQTAGAATINQDTKVSVAELTPGKQITYPLGDKRHAWLHVIHGEVTVNGKALETGDAVAVDDEQALEVSAQGKTNSEILLFDLA, from the coding sequence ATGTTGACTGTTCGCAAGAGTAACGAGAGAGGCCATGCCGACCATGGATGGCTGGATTCGCACCATACGTTCTCGTTTGCCAACTATCATGATCCGAAGCACATGGGATATCGTTCGCTGCGCGTGATCAATGAAGACCGTGTGGCGGAAGGGCGTGGGTTTGGAGCGCATGCGCACCGCGATATGGAGATTCTGAGTTACGTGCTGAAAGGCAAGCTTGCCCATAAGGACAGCATGGGCCACGTAGAGGTCTTGGGGCCGAACGAGATTCAGAAGATGTCGGCCGGCACGGGCGTGGTGCATAGCGAGTTCAATGGGTCAGAGACGGAGCCGGTTCACTTTCTGCAGATCTGGATTGAGCCGAAGAGCCGGGGCACGACACCGAGCTACGAGCAGTTGAAGTTCGAGGCGGAGGAGAAGCTGGACCGCTTCAAGCTGCTGGCTTCACCGACACAGACGGCCGGAGCGGCAACGATCAACCAGGACACGAAGGTGTCGGTTGCAGAGTTGACACCGGGAAAACAGATTACCTATCCACTGGGCGACAAGCGCCATGCGTGGCTGCATGTGATTCACGGAGAGGTGACAGTGAACGGCAAAGCGCTGGAGACGGGGGATGCTGTCGCAGTCGATGACGAGCAGGCGCTTGAAGTGAGCGCGCAAGGAAAGACGAATAGCGAAATACTGTTGTTCGATCTTGCCTGA
- a CDS encoding MarR family winged helix-turn-helix transcriptional regulator, whose amino-acid sequence MADEQNIISAPRLWLVLARAHGSMVDFIERSINAQGLGISDFMVLEVLLHKGPLTISVIGEKVLLASASMTSAIDRLEKRGLVLRRSCNSDRRIRLVELTAEGNGFIEEIYARHEKDLEFLMAGLPEDQRKTMYEGLKKIGLAAKVAVPTEKCKTA is encoded by the coding sequence ATGGCAGATGAGCAAAATATCATTTCGGCGCCCCGGCTCTGGTTGGTCCTGGCTCGGGCCCACGGTTCGATGGTGGATTTCATTGAGCGTTCCATCAATGCGCAGGGACTGGGAATCAGCGACTTCATGGTGCTGGAGGTTTTGCTGCACAAAGGGCCGCTGACGATCTCGGTGATCGGGGAGAAGGTGCTGTTGGCCAGCGCTTCGATGACTTCGGCGATCGACCGGTTGGAGAAGCGGGGGCTGGTGCTGCGAAGGAGTTGCAACTCGGACCGGCGGATTCGTCTGGTAGAGCTGACGGCCGAGGGAAACGGCTTTATTGAAGAGATCTACGCGCGGCATGAGAAGGATCTGGAGTTTCTGATGGCCGGGCTCCCCGAGGATCAACGCAAGACGATGTACGAGGGTTTGAAGAAGATCGGGCTGGCGGCGAAGGTCGCGGTTCCGACGGAGAAGTGTAAGACCGCTTGA
- a CDS encoding carboxypeptidase-like regulatory domain-containing protein gives MSFRSAAEESVVPHLASSHSIHASLYRLCVALAILVSIPSPTIKRRYNLWIILGFPALAFLLSLGAAPSTSAQNLSPSIRGTVDNPEGSIINGAKVVLTNQGTEAIFRTRTNCKGSYEFRQLPVGTYSLSVQSPGFQTFTVYGINLAQDSDYTRQIDMLRGSMTRAILVPATVPEGTQVVRLLPPSQP, from the coding sequence TTGTCCTTCCGCAGTGCTGCAGAGGAATCCGTCGTTCCTCATCTTGCTTCCTCGCACTCCATTCACGCGTCTCTCTATCGCCTCTGCGTGGCTCTCGCTATCCTCGTGTCGATCCCCTCCCCGACGATCAAAAGACGGTACAACCTGTGGATTATCTTGGGTTTTCCGGCTCTCGCGTTCCTCCTTTCGCTCGGCGCTGCCCCGTCTACAAGTGCACAAAATCTCTCCCCATCCATCCGGGGAACGGTCGACAACCCCGAGGGATCAATAATCAACGGAGCCAAAGTTGTCCTCACCAACCAAGGGACGGAGGCTATCTTCCGAACACGCACCAACTGCAAAGGAAGCTACGAGTTTCGCCAGCTTCCCGTTGGAACCTACTCGCTGAGCGTTCAGTCGCCAGGGTTCCAGACCTTTACGGTCTACGGAATCAATCTCGCTCAAGACTCGGACTACACCAGGCAAATCGATATGCTTCGCGGCAGTATGACCCGCGCCATCTTGGTTCCAGCGACAGTCCCGGAGGGTACACAGGTTGTCAGGCTGCTCCCACCGTCACAACCTTAG